One Curtobacterium sp. MCLR17_007 DNA window includes the following coding sequences:
- a CDS encoding aldo/keto reductase, protein MQRRPLASTGREVSVIGLGTWQFGGDWGPVSDEDAFAVMDASADAGVTLFDTADVYGDGESEQRIGRWLRANADSGVTVTTKMGRRADQVPENYVAANFREWVDRSRTNLQQDTLDLVQLHCPPSVVFADDAVYDALDALIADQSIAAYGVSVETAEQALTAIAHPGVASVQIILNAFRLKPLDAVLPAAREAGVAVLARVPLASGLLSGKYTTDTEFAPQDHRTYNRHGEAFDQGETFSGVPFEDGVRAAQEFAASLPSGVSVPQAALAWIVAQDGVTAAIPGARNADQARSNAEAGSLDLDSVPGLDSTVNDLYDRWFRATVHERW, encoded by the coding sequence ATGCAGCGACGCCCCCTGGCCAGCACCGGCCGCGAAGTCTCCGTCATCGGTCTCGGCACGTGGCAGTTCGGTGGTGACTGGGGGCCCGTCTCCGACGAGGACGCCTTCGCCGTGATGGACGCCTCCGCCGACGCCGGTGTGACCCTGTTCGACACCGCCGACGTCTACGGCGACGGCGAGAGCGAGCAGCGCATCGGCCGTTGGCTCAGGGCCAACGCGGACTCCGGGGTGACGGTCACGACGAAGATGGGCCGCCGCGCGGACCAGGTCCCGGAGAACTACGTCGCGGCGAACTTCCGCGAGTGGGTCGACCGGTCGCGGACGAACCTGCAGCAGGACACGCTCGACCTGGTTCAGCTGCACTGCCCGCCGTCCGTGGTGTTCGCGGACGACGCGGTGTACGACGCCCTCGACGCCCTGATCGCGGACCAGTCGATCGCCGCGTACGGCGTCAGTGTCGAGACCGCCGAACAGGCCCTGACCGCGATCGCCCATCCCGGTGTGGCCAGCGTGCAGATCATCCTCAATGCGTTCCGCCTCAAGCCGCTCGACGCCGTCCTGCCCGCAGCCCGTGAGGCCGGTGTCGCCGTCCTGGCCCGTGTGCCGCTGGCGTCGGGACTGCTCTCCGGCAAGTACACGACCGACACCGAGTTCGCCCCGCAGGACCACCGAACGTACAACCGGCACGGCGAGGCCTTCGACCAGGGCGAGACCTTCAGCGGCGTCCCGTTCGAGGACGGTGTCCGCGCGGCGCAGGAGTTCGCGGCGTCCCTGCCGTCAGGTGTGTCCGTCCCGCAGGCCGCGCTCGCGTGGATCGTCGCGCAGGACGGCGTCACCGCGGCGATCCCGGGTGCGCGCAACGCCGACCAGGCCCGCTCGAACGCCGAGGCCGGCTCGCTCGACCTCGACTCCGTGCCCGGCCTCGACAGCACGGTGAACGACCTGTACGACCGCTGGTTCCGCGCGACGGTGCACGAGCGCTGGTGA
- a CDS encoding SGNH/GDSL hydrolase family protein, which produces MRPRHIVTVASLVAALVAVPAVVVLASHPVVTTTATAEAARIAAAQIRELRHTPNQVLTGVVGADVRGAVTFAYAGDSITARPGSWLRDLASDPTGSGTGVHALGGYAHSGYRSDQVLARMPAVPGADVLVVELGTNDVNQGVPTDRIVRTIDTLVERQGTPHVLLVAAPPSNHTTSLWGVDRRTGNRVLDRALATDAHAHGWSYADPFAGDREPDDSWAPGTTADGIHPTTAANVRIAGAFATAIRTASGSSGTGAPAVSETAVSDTTVTTR; this is translated from the coding sequence ATGCGTCCGCGTCACATCGTCACCGTCGCGTCACTGGTCGCGGCCCTCGTCGCGGTCCCCGCCGTCGTCGTCCTCGCGTCGCACCCGGTGGTCACGACCACCGCCACCGCCGAGGCGGCACGCATCGCCGCGGCCCAGATCCGCGAGCTCCGGCACACGCCGAACCAGGTCCTCACCGGCGTCGTCGGCGCGGACGTCCGTGGTGCGGTGACGTTCGCGTACGCCGGGGACTCGATCACGGCCCGCCCGGGTTCGTGGCTCCGTGACCTCGCGAGCGACCCGACCGGCTCGGGTACCGGCGTGCACGCGCTCGGCGGCTACGCGCACAGCGGGTACCGCTCCGACCAGGTCCTGGCGCGGATGCCCGCCGTCCCCGGGGCGGACGTGCTGGTCGTCGAGCTCGGCACCAACGACGTGAACCAGGGCGTGCCGACCGACCGCATCGTGCGCACCATCGACACCCTCGTCGAGCGGCAGGGCACGCCGCACGTGCTGCTGGTCGCCGCTCCGCCGTCGAACCACACCACGAGCCTGTGGGGCGTCGACCGTCGGACCGGCAACCGGGTGCTCGACCGAGCCCTGGCGACGGACGCCCACGCGCACGGCTGGTCCTACGCCGACCCGTTCGCCGGCGACCGCGAGCCCGACGACTCCTGGGCGCCCGGCACGACGGCGGACGGCATCCACCCGACGACCGCGGCGAACGTCCGGATCGCCGGCGCGTTCGCCACGGCGATCCGCACGGCGTCGGGATCGTCGGGGACCGGCGCCCCCGCAGTCAGCGAGACCGCCGTCAGCGACACCACGGTCACCACGCGCTGA
- a CDS encoding DUF4126 family protein codes for MAKHTKHTGTKALLLGILTGGRSATPLALLALNRDQSQLSGSWQDWAVFRTPLGRGLLVAAAVGEIIGDKLPMTPNRTAATGLIGRAASGAVVGLAIGTTGRRDRRVEGAVLGAVGAVIGSFVGLAARKAVGKTTGLHDPLVALAEDAAVIAGTQKVLTSR; via the coding sequence ATGGCGAAGCACACCAAGCACACCGGCACCAAGGCACTGCTGCTCGGGATCCTGACCGGCGGCCGCAGCGCGACCCCGCTCGCACTGCTGGCACTCAACCGGGACCAGTCGCAGCTGTCCGGGTCGTGGCAGGACTGGGCGGTGTTCCGCACGCCGCTCGGCCGCGGGCTGCTGGTCGCTGCCGCGGTCGGCGAGATCATCGGCGACAAGCTCCCGATGACCCCGAACCGCACCGCCGCCACCGGGCTGATCGGCCGGGCAGCGTCCGGAGCCGTCGTCGGGCTCGCCATCGGGACGACCGGCAGGCGCGACCGCCGTGTCGAGGGTGCCGTGCTCGGCGCGGTCGGCGCGGTCATCGGCAGCTTCGTGGGCCTGGCCGCGCGCAAGGCCGTCGGGAAGACCACCGGCCTGCACGACCCGCTCGTGGCGCTCGCCGAGGACGCCGCGGTGATCGCCGGCACGCAGAAGGTCCTCACCTCGCGCTGA
- a CDS encoding SDR family oxidoreductase → MTPPKHPFRSRRALVTGASGGIGEAIAVGLARAGSDVVLVARSADALEAVAARIRRDHRVRTEVLVADLATDDGVDHVVEAMRGTRVDIVVANAGVGAHGDFVDATDERNRTQIALNCTALTRMVHAFLPAMLERRVGGVMTIASTASFQPTPGMAVYGATKAFVLSFTEAVWQETLGSGVRVLALCPGPTETGFFDAAGGGDVMTSGRQTADQVAAVGLRAFARAGGPTVVSGLGNTVIANAHRFVPRALMARMSAKVTAEH, encoded by the coding sequence ATGACACCCCCGAAGCACCCGTTCCGTTCCCGTCGCGCCCTGGTCACCGGTGCCAGCGGTGGCATCGGCGAGGCCATCGCGGTCGGCCTGGCGCGCGCCGGCAGCGACGTGGTCCTGGTCGCCAGGTCCGCTGACGCGCTCGAAGCGGTCGCGGCGCGGATCCGGCGTGACCACCGGGTGCGGACCGAGGTCCTCGTGGCCGACCTGGCGACTGACGACGGGGTCGACCACGTCGTCGAGGCCATGCGGGGGACCCGCGTCGACATCGTGGTCGCGAACGCCGGGGTCGGCGCGCACGGAGACTTCGTCGACGCCACGGACGAGCGGAACCGGACGCAGATCGCGCTCAACTGCACCGCGCTGACCCGGATGGTGCACGCGTTCCTGCCCGCCATGCTCGAGCGTCGGGTCGGCGGTGTCATGACGATCGCGTCGACCGCGTCGTTCCAGCCGACGCCGGGCATGGCCGTCTACGGGGCGACCAAGGCCTTCGTGCTGTCGTTCACCGAGGCCGTCTGGCAGGAGACGCTCGGCTCGGGCGTCCGGGTCCTGGCACTCTGCCCCGGTCCCACAGAGACGGGCTTCTTCGACGCGGCCGGTGGCGGCGACGTCATGACGAGCGGGCGGCAGACCGCCGACCAGGTCGCCGCGGTCGGCCTGCGCGCCTTCGCCCGTGCCGGGGGCCCGACGGTGGTGTCGGGGCTCGGCAACACCGTGATCGCGAACGCGCACCGGTTCGTGCCGCGTGCCCTGATGGCGCGGATGTCCGCGAAGGTGACGGCCGAGCACTGA
- a CDS encoding SDR family oxidoreductase, protein MDITGSVALVTGSNRGIGRRFVTELLERGAAKVYATARRPELVDVPGVEVLPLDITDQASVDAVAERAGDVTLLVNNAGITSQSALLTDDLDDLRHELDTHVWGTLAMTRAFAPVIERNGGGGIVNVLSALSWFAYPGSGSYAIAKAAAWNMTNALRLELAPKGISMQGLHLGAADTDMMAGYEGPKVDPADVARASLDGVERDALEVVVDDWSAAAKAALAADPAAFYRQFTA, encoded by the coding sequence ATGGACATCACCGGATCGGTCGCACTCGTCACCGGGTCGAACCGCGGCATCGGTCGCCGTTTCGTCACGGAGCTGCTCGAGCGCGGTGCCGCGAAGGTCTACGCGACCGCTCGCCGGCCCGAGCTCGTCGACGTCCCCGGCGTCGAGGTCCTGCCCCTCGACATCACCGACCAGGCCTCCGTCGACGCCGTCGCGGAGCGCGCCGGCGACGTCACGCTGCTGGTCAACAACGCCGGCATCACCTCGCAGTCGGCGCTGCTGACCGACGACCTGGACGACCTGCGGCATGAACTCGACACGCACGTGTGGGGCACGCTCGCGATGACCCGGGCCTTCGCACCCGTCATCGAGCGCAACGGGGGCGGCGGCATCGTGAACGTCCTGTCGGCGCTGTCGTGGTTCGCGTACCCCGGCTCGGGCAGTTACGCGATCGCCAAGGCGGCGGCGTGGAACATGACGAACGCCCTGCGCCTGGAACTCGCGCCGAAGGGCATCAGCATGCAGGGGCTGCACCTGGGTGCGGCCGACACCGACATGATGGCGGGCTATGAGGGCCCCAAGGTCGACCCGGCCGACGTGGCACGGGCGTCGCTCGACGGGGTCGAGCGCGACGCGCTCGAGGTCGTCGTCGACGACTGGAGCGCCGCCGCGAAGGCGGCCCTGGCGGCCGACCCCGCCGCCTTCTACCGGCAGTTCACGGCCTGA
- a CDS encoding MerR family transcriptional regulator, translating into MIDERMRIGDLAARAGVSVRSLRYYEEQGLLVADRTAAGQRTYDDAAVERVRLVQQLYAAGLSSRTIAQLLPCVDAGVATPESFALLTDERDRITAQMAELRAARDRLDEVISISEHPTPEHCPALR; encoded by the coding sequence GTGATCGACGAACGGATGCGCATCGGGGACCTCGCCGCACGGGCGGGCGTCAGCGTGCGGTCGCTGCGGTACTACGAGGAACAGGGGCTGCTCGTCGCCGACCGGACAGCGGCGGGGCAGCGCACGTACGACGACGCCGCCGTCGAGCGGGTCCGCCTGGTGCAGCAGCTCTACGCCGCCGGGTTGTCCAGCCGGACGATCGCGCAGCTGCTGCCGTGCGTGGACGCGGGTGTCGCCACGCCGGAGAGCTTCGCGCTGCTGACCGACGAGCGCGACCGGATCACGGCGCAGATGGCCGAGCTGCGCGCCGCGCGTGACCGGCTCGACGAGGTCATCAGCATCAGCGAGCACCCGACGCCGGAGCACTGCCCGGCGCTGCGCTGA
- a CDS encoding endonuclease/exonuclease/phosphatase family protein, translating to MTVDHPGLHCMTFNVRRPMPHLRRGHPDAWTRRAPAVAELVRSEAPHLLAVQEAVSAQVQHLATALGSRWAPVVADRSAAGGGEHVGFFVDTERLRVGDTRTIALALDPTRIGSRAWGAPFPRIAVLVGLHDLVSDTAFLAVATHVDPFSPLAQVRSARLLGRQVHAAGLPAVVMADWNAGERSASARVLTAAGLEDTWDLMPAERRPASVGTYAAYRQPKPGGPRLDRILVRGAAGARPAVDSVSISTLRPSGTWPSDHLPVHAVIRWET from the coding sequence GTGACGGTCGACCACCCCGGTCTGCACTGCATGACGTTCAACGTGCGCCGGCCGATGCCGCACCTGCGGCGTGGGCACCCGGACGCCTGGACCCGTCGCGCCCCGGCCGTCGCCGAACTGGTCCGGTCCGAGGCACCGCACCTGCTGGCCGTCCAGGAGGCCGTGTCCGCCCAGGTGCAGCACCTCGCCACCGCACTCGGGTCACGGTGGGCCCCGGTGGTCGCCGACCGCAGTGCGGCCGGCGGTGGCGAGCACGTGGGGTTCTTCGTCGACACCGAGCGGCTGCGGGTCGGCGACACCCGCACGATCGCACTCGCGCTGGACCCGACCCGGATCGGCTCCCGGGCGTGGGGAGCGCCCTTCCCGCGGATCGCCGTGCTGGTCGGCCTGCACGACCTCGTGTCGGACACGGCGTTCCTGGCCGTCGCGACCCACGTCGACCCGTTCTCCCCGCTCGCGCAGGTCCGCTCCGCGCGGCTGCTCGGGCGGCAGGTGCACGCCGCCGGGCTGCCCGCGGTGGTCATGGCCGACTGGAACGCCGGGGAGCGCTCGGCGTCCGCCCGGGTGCTGACGGCGGCGGGGCTCGAGGACACCTGGGACCTGATGCCCGCGGAGCGGCGTCCGGCGAGCGTCGGCACGTACGCGGCCTACCGACAGCCGAAGCCCGGCGGTCCCCGCCTCGACCGGATCCTGGTCCGCGGCGCCGCCGGGGCCCGTCCGGCCGTCGACAGCGTGTCGATCTCCACGCTGCGGCCGTCGGGCACCTGGCCCTCCGACCACCTCCCCGTCCATGCCGTCATTCGTTGGGAGACCTGA
- a CDS encoding glycosyltransferase family 2 protein, translating into MHSPLTVTVVIPVLDDADQLTACLASLAGQTRRPDEVVVVDNGSSDGSAAVARAAGATVLHEPLRGIGAATSHGYDAARGDLIARVDSDSVLPADWIARGTAWFADPLVTAVTGPGHFRGLGTGAGRFWDVAYMRAYFTLMTGALGRPPLFGSNMFMRRTAWLAIRHRVHREDPMVHDDVDLSIQFDPTWRTVLDTGLVASVSGTPVQDPWGLVVRTRKAARTFWVSGMRAFSPARIMRRALVGTRPVPVVRRAAPHRAPQPSDAVPVQR; encoded by the coding sequence ATGCACTCCCCGCTGACCGTGACCGTCGTGATCCCGGTCCTCGACGACGCGGACCAGCTCACCGCCTGCCTGGCGTCCCTCGCCGGGCAGACCCGCCGGCCGGACGAGGTCGTCGTCGTCGACAACGGCAGCTCCGACGGCAGCGCCGCGGTGGCACGGGCGGCCGGTGCGACGGTGCTGCACGAGCCACTGCGGGGGATCGGTGCCGCCACGAGCCACGGGTACGACGCCGCCCGCGGCGACCTGATCGCCCGTGTCGACTCCGACTCGGTCCTGCCGGCGGACTGGATCGCCCGCGGGACGGCCTGGTTCGCCGACCCGCTCGTCACGGCCGTGACCGGTCCCGGGCACTTCCGCGGACTGGGCACGGGCGCCGGACGGTTCTGGGACGTCGCCTACATGCGGGCGTACTTCACGCTGATGACCGGGGCGCTCGGACGCCCGCCGCTGTTCGGCTCGAACATGTTCATGCGGCGCACCGCCTGGCTGGCGATCCGGCACCGCGTCCACCGTGAGGACCCGATGGTCCACGACGACGTCGACCTGTCGATCCAGTTCGACCCGACCTGGCGCACGGTGCTCGACACCGGGCTCGTCGCGTCGGTGTCGGGCACGCCCGTGCAGGATCCGTGGGGACTGGTCGTCCGGACCCGGAAGGCCGCCCGCACGTTCTGGGTGTCCGGCATGCGGGCGTTCTCCCCCGCCCGCATCATGCGGCGAGCACTCGTCGGCACGCGCCCGGTGCCGGTCGTCCGTCGAGCGGCCCCGCATCGAGCACCGCAGCCGAGCGATGCCGTGCCGGTGCAGCGGTGA
- a CDS encoding AAA family ATPase, with product MGRRNVLVEGVSGSGKSSVCRELRRRGHDAVDGDRELAYQGDPVTGRVVDGVTGTDVHRHHLWDVGRVRALVADDATPVTFFCGGSRNVGAFIDLFDTVFVLTIDLDTLRSRLDQRAADDWAGRGRTAERAMVEELHASGADTPAGTPVDATRPLHVVVDEILRRC from the coding sequence ATGGGCCGACGCAACGTCCTGGTCGAGGGGGTCTCCGGCAGCGGGAAGTCATCCGTCTGCCGTGAGCTCCGGCGTCGTGGACACGATGCGGTGGACGGCGACCGCGAGCTCGCGTACCAGGGCGACCCCGTGACGGGTCGCGTGGTCGATGGCGTGACCGGCACGGACGTGCACCGCCACCACCTGTGGGACGTCGGACGCGTTCGCGCGCTGGTCGCTGATGACGCGACGCCGGTCACGTTCTTCTGCGGGGGATCCCGGAACGTCGGGGCGTTCATCGACCTGTTCGACACCGTGTTCGTGCTGACGATCGACCTCGACACGCTGCGGAGCCGGCTCGACCAGCGTGCCGCGGACGACTGGGCGGGGCGGGGGAGGACGGCGGAGCGGGCGATGGTCGAGGAGCTGCATGCGTCCGGTGCGGACACTCCGGCCGGGACGCCCGTCGACGCCACGCGGCCCCTGCACGTCGTGGTCGACGAGATCCTGCGGCGCTGCTGA
- a CDS encoding MOSC domain-containing protein, producing MVGEQGDGPRVVAVSRDGEHRFSKPLVDEVVLVEGWGIEGDAHAGTTVQHRSRVARDPSQPNLRQVHLIHAEVFDEVAAAGFHVEPGQMGENVTTRGVDLLGLPTGTVLHLGDSARVQVTGLRNPCQQINDFEPGLLRAVLGRADDGSVERKGGVMSIVLAGGTVRPGDGIRVELPAGEPQPLQPV from the coding sequence ATGGTCGGGGAACAGGGAGACGGGCCGCGCGTCGTCGCGGTGAGCAGGGACGGCGAGCACCGGTTCAGCAAACCGCTCGTCGACGAGGTCGTCCTGGTCGAGGGATGGGGCATCGAGGGCGACGCCCATGCGGGGACGACCGTGCAGCACCGCTCCCGCGTGGCCCGCGACCCCTCGCAGCCGAACCTGCGCCAGGTGCACCTGATCCACGCCGAGGTCTTCGACGAGGTCGCCGCTGCCGGCTTCCACGTCGAGCCGGGGCAGATGGGCGAGAACGTCACGACGCGGGGGGTCGACCTGCTCGGCCTGCCCACCGGTACCGTGCTGCACCTCGGTGACTCCGCCCGGGTCCAGGTGACGGGGCTGCGGAACCCGTGTCAGCAGATCAACGACTTCGAGCCGGGGCTGTTGCGCGCGGTGCTCGGCCGGGCCGACGACGGCTCCGTCGAACGCAAGGGCGGCGTGATGAGCATCGTCCTGGCCGGTGGGACCGTGCGGCCCGGCGACGGCATCCGCGTCGAGCTGCCCGCTGGCGAACCGCAGCCGCTGCAACCGGTGTGA
- a CDS encoding serine hydrolase domain-containing protein yields MRIADLADDPPAWSGTLLVARGSDRAEWGPTDERYQAGSISKHLMSVVVLSLVGRGVLDLDAPIARWVPTLPAHLGPVTLRQLLSQTSGIGHWGQIPGLPPLLEVPPPRDELVAMVVSAPPTSAPGERWRYSSPAFLVVALVVEAATGSGYSDLVTEIVLGPAAMTSTTSGRSPLGDPSVAVGHRDGQVLEPHPAFAALPGSGDLWTTTEDLLRYSRALRGGALLRPDLASQLWQQHAPMEQADAVERPTAAWAYGFGTFLGRVLGQDAWFVPGDNPGYQSLLAYLPATDTDVVVLSNEESGVDTVLGHLTLRWTSSARMTMIDLCPHPPAS; encoded by the coding sequence GTGCGGATCGCCGACCTCGCCGATGACCCGCCGGCCTGGTCCGGCACACTGCTGGTCGCGCGCGGGTCGGACAGGGCCGAGTGGGGTCCGACGGACGAGCGGTACCAGGCGGGCTCGATCAGCAAGCACCTGATGTCGGTCGTGGTCCTCTCCCTGGTGGGCCGCGGTGTGCTCGACCTGGACGCCCCCATCGCTCGCTGGGTGCCGACGCTCCCAGCGCACCTGGGACCGGTGACGCTCCGGCAGCTCCTGAGTCAGACCTCCGGGATCGGACACTGGGGGCAGATCCCCGGGCTCCCGCCGCTCCTCGAGGTCCCACCGCCGCGGGACGAGCTCGTCGCCATGGTCGTGTCCGCACCGCCGACGTCCGCGCCCGGGGAGCGCTGGCGGTACAGCTCGCCGGCGTTCCTGGTCGTCGCGCTCGTGGTCGAGGCCGCGACCGGCAGCGGGTACTCCGACCTCGTGACCGAGATCGTGCTCGGGCCCGCCGCGATGACGTCCACGACCTCCGGACGTTCCCCCCTCGGCGATCCGTCCGTCGCGGTCGGCCACCGGGACGGACAGGTGCTCGAACCCCACCCGGCGTTCGCGGCACTCCCGGGCAGCGGCGACCTGTGGACGACGACCGAGGACCTGCTGCGCTACAGCCGGGCGCTGCGCGGGGGAGCCCTGCTCCGCCCGGACCTCGCGTCACAGCTGTGGCAGCAGCACGCACCGATGGAGCAGGCCGACGCCGTCGAGCGCCCGACCGCGGCGTGGGCCTACGGGTTCGGGACGTTCCTCGGACGGGTGCTGGGGCAGGACGCCTGGTTCGTGCCCGGCGACAACCCCGGGTACCAGTCCCTGCTGGCATACCTCCCGGCAACGGACACCGACGTCGTCGTGCTGAGCAACGAGGAGTCCGGCGTCGACACCGTGCTCGGGCACCTGACGCTGCGGTGGACCTCGTCCGCGCGGATGACCATGATCGACCTGTGCCCACATCCACCAGCCTCGTGA
- a CDS encoding prolyl oligopeptidase family serine peptidase produces the protein MPTSTSLVTSDDGHTFACVDGSGAPGPTWVLLHGSDGSELDLLPLAERLAPSATKIAPRGTVRTTGGWAHFRRRADLYPVEEDLTARIEPLMSLVTAAQAGSHTAVPGRAVVMGFSNGAIMAAALLERHPERFAAGILLRPRAPFRADPAPAASSMPVLLLEGRDDARRTRDDGLIVADRLRSGGAAVTHLVLPVTHRVTRSDERAASDWLSELPADAP, from the coding sequence GTGCCCACATCCACCAGCCTCGTGACCTCCGACGACGGGCACACGTTCGCGTGCGTCGACGGTTCGGGGGCCCCGGGACCGACCTGGGTCCTGCTGCACGGGTCGGACGGCAGCGAGCTCGACCTGCTCCCGCTCGCGGAGCGCCTCGCCCCGTCGGCCACGAAGATCGCTCCACGCGGCACGGTCAGGACGACCGGCGGGTGGGCGCACTTCCGTCGGAGGGCGGACCTGTACCCGGTCGAGGAGGACCTGACGGCTCGGATCGAGCCGCTCATGTCCCTCGTCACCGCGGCGCAGGCCGGCTCGCACACCGCGGTGCCGGGTCGCGCGGTCGTCATGGGCTTCTCGAACGGCGCGATCATGGCGGCGGCGCTGCTCGAACGACATCCCGAACGGTTCGCGGCGGGCATCCTCCTCCGCCCGCGAGCACCGTTCCGTGCCGATCCGGCTCCCGCGGCGTCGTCGATGCCGGTCCTGCTGCTCGAGGGGCGCGACGACGCCAGGCGGACTCGCGACGACGGGCTCATCGTCGCCGACCGCCTCCGGAGCGGCGGTGCTGCGGTGACGCACCTGGTCCTGCCCGTCACGCACCGCGTCACCCGGTCGGACGAACGAGCCGCCAGCGACTGGCTCTCCGAGCTGCCCGCTGACGCCCCCTGA
- a CDS encoding MarR family transcriptional regulator, whose product MPDDDLRARVQQIAVRQQAFERHLVRELAVDDNGLRAMDHLLTSGPSTPTELADRLDISTAALSLVVQRLERAGHVDREPHPQDGRKVVITPGAESAARAEALVAPLISGVESLISDLSSADRAVVQSFLDRLLGVYDEATRHAVPGDRT is encoded by the coding sequence ATGCCCGACGACGACCTGCGAGCCCGTGTGCAGCAGATCGCCGTCCGGCAGCAGGCGTTCGAGCGGCACCTCGTGCGCGAGCTCGCGGTCGACGACAACGGGCTCCGGGCCATGGACCACCTGCTGACGTCGGGCCCCTCGACGCCGACCGAGCTCGCGGACCGGCTCGACATCTCGACGGCTGCCCTGTCGCTCGTGGTGCAACGGCTCGAGCGAGCGGGGCACGTCGACCGCGAGCCGCACCCGCAGGACGGCCGGAAGGTCGTCATCACCCCCGGCGCCGAGTCAGCGGCCAGGGCGGAAGCACTCGTCGCCCCCCTGATCTCGGGTGTCGAGTCCCTGATCAGCGATCTGAGCAGCGCCGACCGCGCCGTCGTGCAGTCCTTCCTCGACCGCCTGCTCGGGGTGTACGACGAGGCCACTCGGCACGCGGTGCCCGGCGACAGAACCTAG
- a CDS encoding FAD-dependent monooxygenase, which produces MARRALISGASIAGPTLAYWLHRYGWETTVVERAPELRLGGQNVDVRGAGREVARRMGVEDDIRAATTGEVGTRFVGRNGVTSAEFPAGTSDSGGATAELEILRGDLAALLVQRTAGDTEYRYGDRVTAVHDDAADGIAVSFEHGQEERFDLVVAADGLRSSTRDLVFGDEAEIRPLGLETSWATIPRTATDDDWWRWYSAPGGRSVTLRPDPHGTIRAALSVVTPRDRATTQRRRSPDEQRAHLRDVFTGAGWETERVLDAIDLADDLYFESIAQVRAPRWSSGRVALLGDAAYCASPVSGMGTSLSLAGAYVLAGEIAAHVDLRDAFGGYERVMRPWVERAQQLPPGTPRLANPVTRAGVTAFGLAVRVGASPVAGRIAGHLFTPPAEAIDLPDYRHLER; this is translated from the coding sequence ATGGCTCGTCGCGCACTCATCTCGGGCGCCAGCATCGCCGGGCCCACCCTGGCGTACTGGCTCCACCGGTACGGATGGGAGACGACGGTCGTCGAACGTGCCCCGGAACTCCGGCTCGGCGGCCAGAACGTCGACGTCCGCGGAGCCGGGCGCGAGGTCGCACGGCGGATGGGCGTCGAGGACGACATCCGCGCGGCCACCACCGGCGAGGTCGGCACCCGCTTCGTGGGCCGCAACGGCGTGACCAGCGCCGAGTTCCCCGCGGGGACGTCCGACAGCGGTGGGGCCACCGCGGAGCTCGAGATCCTGCGCGGCGACCTCGCGGCGCTGCTCGTGCAGCGCACCGCGGGCGACACCGAGTACCGGTACGGCGACCGGGTCACCGCCGTGCACGACGATGCCGCGGACGGCATCGCCGTCTCGTTCGAGCACGGTCAGGAGGAACGGTTCGACCTGGTCGTGGCGGCCGACGGTCTGCGGTCCAGCACCCGGGATCTGGTCTTCGGCGACGAAGCCGAGATCCGCCCGCTCGGCCTCGAGACCTCGTGGGCCACGATCCCGCGCACGGCGACGGACGACGACTGGTGGCGCTGGTACTCGGCACCGGGCGGCCGGTCCGTCACGCTCCGACCCGACCCGCACGGGACGATCCGCGCGGCGCTGTCCGTCGTGACCCCGCGGGACCGGGCCACGACGCAGCGGCGGCGTTCGCCCGACGAGCAGCGCGCTCACCTGCGTGACGTCTTCACGGGTGCGGGCTGGGAGACCGAGCGGGTCCTCGACGCGATCGACCTGGCCGACGACCTGTACTTCGAGTCGATCGCGCAGGTCCGGGCGCCGCGGTGGTCCTCCGGCCGTGTCGCGCTGCTCGGCGACGCCGCGTACTGCGCGTCACCCGTCAGTGGCATGGGCACGAGCCTGTCCCTCGCCGGGGCCTACGTCCTCGCCGGGGAGATCGCCGCACACGTCGACCTGCGCGATGCCTTCGGCGGGTACGAGCGTGTGATGCGCCCCTGGGTCGAGCGGGCGCAGCAGCTCCCGCCGGGGACCCCACGGCTGGCGAACCCCGTCACCCGCGCCGGCGTGACGGCGTTCGGCCTGGCGGTGCGGGTCGGGGCGTCGCCGGTCGCCGGCAGGATCGCCGGTCACCTGTTCACCCCACCCGCCGAGGCCATCGACCTGCCCGACTACCGGCACCTGGAGCGCTGA